A portion of the Streptomyces sp. NBC_00376 genome contains these proteins:
- a CDS encoding thioesterase II family protein → MSLSTSDAPEETSLVVALPAGGGGAGMFAQLRKALPAGTGLVVPDLPGRGRRTRAPRELTVPGLSAELAAELEPRIAGRPYAVFATCFSTIVGLELVWQLLERGLPPTRALLVSGRQPPDVAPPFEALDKLSDEEVLGGMRRFWPSELDWESMPKALHDILLRQTRRDNELGVGYVYEPRGPLPVPVIAYQGMDDPGVTVPELSDWGAHTSVSFTLRVVPGGHYFYMTHTDRLAGELGALLAGRAEDDPVS, encoded by the coding sequence ATGTCGCTCTCGACGTCTGACGCGCCCGAGGAGACCTCGCTGGTCGTGGCGCTCCCTGCGGGCGGCGGGGGCGCGGGCATGTTCGCCCAGCTGCGCAAGGCCCTGCCCGCCGGCACCGGACTGGTGGTTCCCGACCTGCCGGGCCGGGGCCGCCGCACGCGGGCGCCGCGCGAACTCACCGTGCCCGGCCTCTCAGCCGAGCTGGCGGCCGAACTCGAACCGCGCATCGCCGGGCGCCCGTACGCCGTGTTCGCGACCTGTTTCAGCACCATCGTGGGGCTGGAACTCGTCTGGCAGCTCCTGGAACGAGGCCTTCCGCCGACCCGCGCGCTGCTGGTCTCGGGCCGGCAGCCGCCCGACGTGGCCCCGCCCTTCGAAGCCCTGGACAAGCTCTCGGACGAAGAGGTCCTCGGCGGGATGCGCCGCTTCTGGCCGTCGGAACTCGACTGGGAGTCCATGCCCAAGGCCCTGCACGACATCCTGCTCCGCCAGACGCGCCGCGACAACGAGCTCGGCGTCGGGTACGTGTACGAACCCCGCGGCCCGCTTCCCGTGCCGGTCATCGCCTACCAGGGCATGGACGATCCGGGGGTGACCGTCCCGGAACTATCGGACTGGGGCGCGCACACCTCGGTCTCCTTCACGCTCCGTGTCGTTCCGGGGGGCCACTACTTCTACATGACCCACACCGACCGGCTGGCCGGGGAGCTCGGCGCGCTCCTGGCCGGGCGTGCCGAGGACGACCCGGTGTCCTGA
- a CDS encoding SCO0930 family lipoprotein, giving the protein MRKFTYVPVVFTIAAVMLTAACTSSQGTAATTTGSAGRAASTGNGAQPSQAGRLSVWQSKQLGPVVTDGAGFTLYRFDKDTAKPPASNCAGDCAKAWPPVLADGAKAGRGVDPGLLGSVKRADGTSQLTLAGWPLYRYAQDTAPRQTRGQGVGGTWFSAAPDGTKAKASAQEAPSEPKDLPALSTVDDEERGTIIRDGKGRTLYRFTKDTAWPMKSNCKGACLEKWKPAGLVDKKDIKGIDPKLLTPYTRPDGTKQLSIDCWPLYWYTGDEQPGDTNGQGVNGTWFTVRPNGKLAK; this is encoded by the coding sequence ATGCGTAAATTCACCTACGTCCCGGTCGTATTCACCATCGCCGCGGTCATGCTGACGGCGGCCTGCACTAGCTCCCAGGGCACGGCGGCGACCACCACCGGATCCGCCGGGCGCGCCGCCTCGACGGGCAACGGTGCGCAGCCCTCGCAGGCGGGCCGCCTCAGCGTCTGGCAGAGCAAGCAGCTGGGCCCGGTCGTGACGGACGGCGCGGGCTTCACCCTGTACCGCTTCGACAAGGACACGGCGAAGCCGCCCGCTTCCAACTGCGCGGGCGACTGCGCCAAGGCCTGGCCGCCGGTGCTCGCCGACGGTGCGAAGGCGGGCCGCGGCGTGGACCCCGGGCTGCTCGGCTCGGTGAAGCGCGCGGACGGCACGAGTCAGCTGACGCTCGCGGGATGGCCGCTGTACCGCTACGCGCAGGACACGGCGCCCCGGCAGACCCGCGGGCAGGGCGTCGGCGGCACCTGGTTCTCGGCCGCACCCGACGGCACGAAGGCGAAGGCATCGGCGCAGGAGGCCCCGAGCGAGCCGAAGGACCTGCCCGCTCTGTCCACGGTCGACGACGAGGAGCGCGGCACGATCATCCGCGACGGCAAGGGGCGCACGCTCTACCGCTTCACCAAGGACACCGCCTGGCCGATGAAGTCCAACTGCAAGGGCGCCTGCCTGGAGAAGTGGAAGCCCGCCGGGCTCGTCGACAAGAAGGACATCAAGGGCATCGACCCGAAGCTGCTCACCCCGTACACCCGCCCCGACGGCACGAAGCAGCTCAGCATCGACTGCTGGCCGCTCTACTGGTACACCGGCGACGAGCAGCCCGGTGACACCAACGGCCAGGGTGTGAACGGCACTTGGTTCACGGTGCGGCCCAACGGCAAGCTGGCCAAGTAG